The following coding sequences are from one Arcobacter nitrofigilis DSM 7299 window:
- a CDS encoding ATP-dependent helicase, whose amino-acid sequence MSEIFLSGLNESQQKAAKHIDGSLLILAGAGSGKTKTITTRLAYLISIGIDPTSILTLTFTNKAATEMRERAYAMIGSNMSTPPILCTFHKFGLLFLKFYMSELKRKNNFIIIDTDDKKRILRTIEKDIPVAMLVSEISKYKNTLLTPTQVKAGAELKIYQQIADVYEKYENYLLKNNLVDFDDLLLLPYKILSNNEALAKETSGKYQYIMVDEYQDTNELQYKLLRLLCMTHSNLCVVGDDDQSIYGWRGATIKNILNFTEHFENTLVVKLEENYRSTDTILDHANQLIEHNRDRLGKRLIGTRAKGDSVRVYESHDENEETRKIILDVKKLLDSGVRGRDIAVLFRVNALSRSLEEGFNKAGLNYKLVGGMKFYERAEIKDLIAYFRIITNSYDNFSFKRIINKPKRGIGKTTVDKLEAKSVELKKPIFEIIDEFSPDELNAIVGKKNSRTLKVFLASILDLKDTLEESKMRFLDIFEDTFDFRASFENLPDGFERQANIDEFYGYVRDYFIQNPLLELDNFLNEIALGTEDTELENEAISMMSIHASKGLEYKNLFIIGMEEGFFPIVGDGSDTEEERRLGYVAFTRAMDNLTCSFVHSRFYKGKRTSLLKSRFLAESGLIKGSLMIQQQSSSYKKGDLVQHKIFGMGRVQKAVKAGKDFKLTINFGGTKRDILSAFVEKA is encoded by the coding sequence ATGTCAGAAATATTTTTATCAGGTTTAAATGAATCACAACAAAAAGCAGCTAAACATATCGATGGTTCTTTATTAATTTTAGCAGGGGCTGGCTCTGGTAAAACTAAAACTATCACAACAAGATTAGCATACTTAATATCAATAGGGATAGATCCTACTTCAATTTTAACACTAACTTTTACAAATAAAGCAGCAACAGAGATGAGAGAAAGAGCCTATGCAATGATTGGCTCAAATATGAGTACTCCTCCAATTCTTTGCACTTTTCACAAATTTGGTTTACTATTTTTAAAGTTTTATATGAGTGAACTAAAGAGAAAGAATAACTTTATAATAATAGATACTGATGATAAAAAAAGAATACTAAGAACCATAGAAAAAGACATACCTGTTGCTATGCTAGTTTCAGAAATATCAAAATATAAAAATACACTATTAACTCCTACTCAAGTAAAAGCTGGAGCTGAACTTAAGATTTATCAACAAATAGCAGATGTATATGAAAAGTATGAAAACTATTTATTAAAAAACAATTTAGTAGATTTTGATGATTTGCTTTTATTGCCATATAAAATATTATCAAATAATGAAGCCTTGGCAAAAGAGACAAGTGGTAAATATCAATATATCATGGTGGATGAGTATCAAGATACAAATGAATTACAATATAAACTTTTAAGATTACTTTGTATGACACATAGTAATTTATGTGTTGTTGGTGATGATGACCAATCTATTTATGGCTGGCGTGGTGCAACTATTAAAAATATTTTAAATTTTACAGAGCACTTTGAAAATACTTTAGTTGTAAAACTTGAAGAAAACTATAGATCAACAGATACAATTCTAGATCATGCAAATCAACTAATAGAGCACAATCGTGATAGATTGGGTAAAAGATTAATTGGAACAAGAGCAAAAGGTGATAGCGTAAGAGTTTATGAATCACATGATGAAAATGAAGAAACAAGAAAGATTATTTTAGATGTAAAAAAACTTTTAGATAGCGGAGTAAGAGGTAGGGATATTGCTGTATTATTTAGAGTTAATGCCCTTTCAAGATCACTAGAAGAGGGTTTTAATAAGGCTGGATTAAATTATAAACTTGTGGGTGGTATGAAGTTCTACGAAAGAGCAGAAATAAAAGATTTGATTGCTTATTTTAGAATTATTACAAACTCATATGATAACTTCTCTTTTAAAAGAATTATAAACAAACCAAAAAGAGGTATAGGGAAAACTACAGTTGATAAACTTGAAGCAAAATCAGTTGAACTTAAAAAACCCATTTTTGAAATTATTGATGAATTTTCACCTGATGAATTAAATGCAATTGTAGGGAAAAAGAACTCAAGAACACTAAAAGTATTTTTAGCATCAATTTTAGATTTAAAAGATACGTTAGAAGAGTCTAAGATGAGATTTTTAGATATATTTGAAGATACTTTTGATTTTAGAGCTTCCTTTGAAAATCTTCCAGATGGATTTGAAAGACAAGCAAATATTGATGAGTTTTATGGATATGTTAGGGATTATTTTATCCAAAATCCTCTTTTAGAATTGGATAATTTTTTAAATGAAATTGCCCTAGGAACAGAAGACACAGAACTTGAAAATGAAGCAATATCAATGATGAGTATTCATGCTTCAAAAGGTTTAGAATATAAAAATCTATTTATTATAGGTATGGAAGAGGGCTTTTTCCCAATAGTTGGAGATGGAAGTGATACAGAAGAAGAGAGAAGATTAGGCTATGTAGCATTTACAAGAGCTATGGATAATCTTACTTGTAGTTTTGTTCACTCAAGATTTTATAAAGGGAAAAGAACTTCTTTATTAAAAAGTAGATTTTTAGCAGAATCAGGACTAATAAAAGGTTCACTAATGATTCAACAACAATCATCATCATATAAAAAAGGTGATTTAGTACAACATAAAATTTTTGGAATGGGAAGAGTACAAAAAGCTGTTAAAGCTGGAAAAGACTTTAAACTTACTATTAATTTTGGTGGTACTAAAAGAGATATTCTTTCGGCATTTGTAGAAAAAGCATAA
- the truB gene encoding tRNA pseudouridine(55) synthase TruB, giving the protein MQKRIYNKEALNKLIVVNKPMFMSSNSYLNRIKRKYKNKKAGFSGTLDPFAKGCLIVAFGQYSKLFQFFKKTPKTYRAVIWLGTVSESFDIENVTSIKEHSKLKTDDIKKELNNLQREIEYYPPKFSAKKIDGERAYKLAREGKEVELKKSTMKVFSTKFISYNHPFITFESSVSEGSYIRSLAQILLENLSSTGTLSYLNRLNEGEFFYQNEKDLNPLDYLDIKQINYKGEKSYFEQGKKILCEYLDEKEDGKYLVKFDDFFSIIEINNCEVKYILNKVMI; this is encoded by the coding sequence ATGCAAAAAAGAATTTATAATAAAGAAGCATTAAATAAGTTAATTGTTGTAAATAAACCCATGTTTATGAGTTCAAATTCTTATTTAAATAGAATAAAAAGAAAATATAAAAATAAAAAAGCAGGTTTTTCAGGAACCTTAGATCCTTTTGCAAAAGGGTGTTTGATTGTAGCTTTTGGGCAGTACTCAAAGCTCTTTCAATTTTTTAAAAAAACTCCAAAAACTTATAGAGCAGTTATTTGGTTGGGGACTGTTTCTGAATCATTTGATATAGAAAATGTCACTTCTATAAAGGAACACAGTAAATTAAAAACTGATGATATAAAAAAAGAATTAAATAATTTACAAAGGGAAATAGAATATTATCCTCCAAAATTTTCTGCCAAAAAAATAGATGGTGAGAGAGCTTATAAATTAGCAAGAGAAGGTAAAGAAGTAGAACTAAAAAAAAGTACAATGAAAGTTTTTAGTACAAAATTTATTTCATACAATCATCCTTTTATTACCTTTGAATCAAGTGTTAGTGAAGGAAGTTATATAAGAAGTCTAGCTCAAATATTACTTGAAAACCTAAGTTCAACAGGTACTTTGTCTTATTTGAATAGATTAAATGAAGGAGAGTTTTTTTATCAAAATGAAAAAGACTTAAATCCTTTGGATTATTTAGATATTAAACAGATAAACTATAAGGGCGAAAAGTCATATTTCGAGCAGGGTAAAAAAATTTTGTGTGAATATTTAGATGAGAAAGAAGATGGTAAATATTTAGTGAAATTTGATGATTTCTTCTCTATAATTGAAATAAATAATTGTGAAGTAAAATATATATTAAATAAGGTAATGATATAA
- a CDS encoding 4-(cytidine 5'-diphospho)-2-C-methyl-D-erythritol kinase: MNISAKSYAKVNIFLKIAGKRDNYHELVSRFVRVKNLYDTITFIPENSTNEFNLIGDFGCETQKNTIYKAFLALRDNCPKIDAYFRIYSIKVDKKIPEFAGLGGGSSNAATFLIMANKLFDLYYSKEKLAKIGAKIGADVPFFIYEYDSANVTGIGEIVEKYEEEALDIEVVTPKIECNTGKIFTSFRESFYKEISSEDKSRLLNMSSKDILKELDIFEANDLYEPAIQSYSQLGDYAKKDWFFSGSGSSFFKVKDNG; encoded by the coding sequence ATGAATATAAGTGCTAAATCATATGCAAAAGTAAATATTTTTTTGAAAATTGCGGGTAAAAGAGATAATTATCATGAACTAGTCTCTAGATTTGTAAGAGTAAAAAACTTATATGATACTATTACTTTTATTCCAGAAAATTCAACAAATGAGTTTAATCTTATTGGTGACTTTGGTTGTGAAACACAAAAAAATACAATTTATAAAGCATTTTTAGCTTTAAGGGATAATTGTCCCAAAATAGATGCTTATTTTAGAATTTATAGTATCAAAGTAGATAAAAAGATTCCAGAGTTTGCAGGACTTGGTGGTGGAAGTTCAAATGCTGCGACATTTTTAATAATGGCGAACAAATTATTTGATTTATATTACTCAAAAGAAAAGCTAGCAAAAATTGGTGCAAAAATCGGCGCTGATGTTCCTTTTTTTATATATGAGTATGATAGTGCAAATGTAACAGGTATTGGTGAAATAGTTGAAAAATATGAAGAAGAGGCACTTGACATAGAAGTTGTAACTCCTAAAATTGAGTGTAATACGGGTAAAATATTTACCTCATTTAGAGAAAGTTTTTATAAAGAGATTTCAAGTGAAGATAAAAGCAGACTTTTAAATATGAGTTCAAAAGATATTTTAAAAGAACTTGATATCTTTGAAGCAAATGATTTATATGAACCAGCAATACAAAGTTATTCTCAACTTGGTGATTATGCAAAAAAAGATTGGTTTTTTAGTGGAAGTGGAAGTAGTTTTTTTAAGGTGAAAGATAATGGCTAA
- the smpB gene encoding SsrA-binding protein SmpB encodes MAKKEKNINLTFKNKKAYHDYFILESFEAGIELLGSEVKSIREGRVNLKDSYIRIIKNEVFVLNMHISYLETTHAMYRPEETRPRKLLLHRKQIDKLFEKVTKDGITIVPLKLYFNAKNFAKLQIATAQGKKLYDKRADLKEKSLKRESEQAIKNW; translated from the coding sequence ATGGCTAAGAAAGAAAAAAATATTAATTTAACATTTAAGAATAAAAAGGCATATCATGATTATTTTATACTTGAAAGTTTTGAAGCAGGTATAGAACTTCTAGGAAGTGAAGTAAAATCTATAAGAGAAGGAAGGGTAAATCTAAAAGATTCTTATATAAGAATTATAAAAAATGAAGTTTTTGTTTTGAATATGCACATCTCATATTTAGAGACTACTCATGCCATGTATAGACCTGAAGAAACAAGACCTAGGAAATTGCTTTTACATAGAAAACAAATAGATAAACTTTTTGAAAAAGTAACTAAAGATGGAATAACCATAGTGCCCTTAAAACTGTACTTCAATGCTAAAAACTTTGCCAAACTACAAATAGCAACTGCACAGGGTAAAAAACTTTATGATAAAAGAGCTGACTTAAAAGAAAAAAGTCTAAAAAGAGAATCAGAACAGGCAATAAAAAATTGGTAA
- the ccoN gene encoding cytochrome-c oxidase, cbb3-type subunit I, translating into MQNGAQIEYDYSIAKAFTFATILFGIIGMLVGVILAFQLAFPQLNELAGEYGTFSRLRPLHTNGVAFGFTLSGIFATWYYISQRVLKVSLKESPFLMAIGKLHFLLYFITILLAVVTLLAGITTSKEYAELEWPIDILVVLWWVLWGVSIFGLIGIRRERTLYISIWYFIASFLAVAMLYLFNNMEVPTALVSGYGSWMHSVSMYAGTNDALVQWWYGHNAVGFVFTVPIIAMIYYFLPKESGQNVYSYKLSILAFWGLLFVYLWAGGHHLIYSTVPDWMQTMGSVMSIVLILPSWGSAINMLLTMKGEWQQLQTNTLIKFMILASTFYMLSTIEGPIQSIKSVNAIAHFTDWIPGHVHDGTLGWVTFMVMAALYHMAPRMYGRELYSKSLMDTQFWLQTTGIVLYFTSMWIAGITQGMMWRAYDEYGSLLYSFIDTVTVLKPYYTIRAVGGLLYLIGFFMFAYNMYKTATAGRVLDKEPINATPVAA; encoded by the coding sequence ATGCAAAACGGTGCACAAATCGAGTACGATTACTCAATTGCAAAAGCCTTTACATTTGCAACAATTCTGTTTGGTATCATTGGTATGTTAGTTGGTGTTATTCTAGCATTCCAACTAGCATTCCCTCAGTTAAATGAATTAGCTGGAGAATATGGTACTTTTAGTAGATTAAGACCTTTACACACAAATGGTGTTGCGTTTGGTTTTACTCTTAGTGGTATTTTTGCTACATGGTATTACATCTCTCAAAGAGTATTAAAAGTTTCTTTGAAAGAATCACCATTTTTAATGGCCATTGGTAAATTACATTTCTTGCTTTATTTCATCACAATTCTTTTAGCAGTTGTTACACTATTAGCTGGTATTACAACATCAAAAGAGTATGCTGAATTAGAGTGGCCTATAGACATACTAGTAGTACTTTGGTGGGTTTTATGGGGTGTTAGTATTTTTGGGTTAATTGGTATTAGACGAGAAAGAACATTATATATCTCTATTTGGTATTTTATTGCATCATTCTTAGCAGTTGCTATGCTATATTTATTTAATAATATGGAAGTACCAACAGCACTAGTTTCTGGTTACGGTTCATGGATGCACTCAGTATCAATGTATGCAGGTACAAATGATGCTTTAGTACAATGGTGGTATGGACATAATGCGGTTGGTTTTGTATTTACAGTTCCAATTATTGCAATGATTTATTACTTCTTACCAAAAGAGTCAGGACAAAATGTTTATTCATATAAACTTTCTATCTTAGCTTTCTGGGGATTATTATTTGTTTATTTATGGGCTGGTGGTCACCACCTTATTTATTCAACTGTTCCAGATTGGATGCAAACTATGGGTTCTGTTATGTCTATTGTTTTAATTTTACCATCATGGGGATCAGCTATTAATATGCTTTTAACAATGAAGGGTGAATGGCAACAATTACAAACTAATACCTTAATTAAGTTTATGATTTTAGCATCAACTTTTTATATGTTATCAACAATTGAAGGTCCAATTCAATCAATTAAATCAGTAAATGCAATTGCTCACTTTACAGATTGGATTCCAGGACATGTACATGATGGTACATTAGGTTGGGTTACATTTATGGTTATGGCTGCTTTATATCATATGGCTCCAAGAATGTACGGTAGAGAGCTTTACTCTAAATCGTTAATGGATACACAATTTTGGTTACAAACTACAGGTATCGTATTGTACTTTACATCTATGTGGATAGCAGGTATTACACAAGGTATGATGTGGAGAGCATATGATGAATATGGTTCATTACTTTACTCTTTCATTGATACAGTTACTGTATTAAAACCATACTATACAATTAGAGCTGTTGGTGGATTATTGTACTTAATTGGTTTCTTTATGTTTGCATATAATATGTATAAAACGGCAACAGCAGGAAGAGTTCTTGATAAAGAACCAATCAATGCTACGCCAGTAGCCGCATAA
- the ccoO gene encoding cytochrome-c oxidase, cbb3-type subunit II: MFHWFEQRPFFFAVLVFIFVAFAGIVEVIPDFAKQSRPTVGTKPYTVLELAGRNVYIKDSCNACHSQLIRPFKSETDRYGMYSLSGEYVYDRPFLWGSKRTGPDLHRVGNYRTTDWHENHMMDPASVVPGSIMPSYAHQFKNIADIDTAYGEAVTVKKVFNTPYDVDLNGDGKIDVPLGTYEEAKAETLKEAKAIAADMKNQAVKDAVANGQIPEIVALIAYLNSLK, encoded by the coding sequence ATGTTTCATTGGTTCGAACAAAGACCGTTTTTCTTTGCGGTATTAGTATTTATATTTGTTGCATTTGCAGGTATAGTAGAAGTTATACCAGATTTTGCAAAACAAAGTAGACCAACAGTAGGTACAAAACCATATACTGTTTTAGAGTTAGCAGGTAGAAATGTTTATATAAAAGATTCATGTAATGCTTGTCACTCACAATTAATTAGACCATTTAAATCAGAGACTGATAGATATGGTATGTATTCATTGTCAGGTGAATATGTTTATGATAGACCATTTTTATGGGGATCAAAAAGAACTGGTCCAGATTTACATAGAGTTGGGAATTATAGAACAACAGATTGGCATGAGAATCATATGATGGATCCAGCATCAGTAGTACCAGGATCAATTATGCCATCTTATGCACATCAGTTTAAAAATATAGCAGATATTGATACTGCATATGGAGAAGCTGTTACAGTAAAAAAAGTGTTTAATACTCCATATGATGTAGATTTAAATGGAGATGGGAAAATTGATGTTCCATTAGGGACTTATGAAGAGGCAAAAGCAGAGACTTTAAAAGAAGCGAAAGCGATTGCTGCTGATATGAAAAATCAAGCTGTAAAAGATGCCGTAGCAAACGGTCAGATTCCTGAGATTGTAGCGCTTATTGCGTATTTGAATTCTTTAAAATAA
- a CDS encoding CcoQ/FixQ family Cbb3-type cytochrome c oxidase assembly chaperone gives MSHQELVDLQGYLKFFLLLVVFVIFYSYAYSIYKRDKKGKRDFEKYSNLVHDDSIDSKPLEERNNNLDEKEKEK, from the coding sequence ATGAGTCATCAAGAACTAGTTGATTTACAAGGGTATTTGAAATTCTTTCTTTTACTTGTAGTATTTGTTATATTTTATTCTTATGCTTACTCTATATATAAAAGAGATAAAAAAGGTAAGAGAGATTTTGAGAAATATTCAAACTTGGTACACGATGATTCAATTGACTCTAAACCTCTTGAAGAAAGAAACAACAATTTAGACGAAAAAGAGAAGGAGAAATAG
- a CDS encoding c-type cytochrome — MKSMVIGGIILIVALMAGTYFVAGDAFNSDDYINSLTMLGAVAIITITVFVALKYINQMKNDTASGDLAEEKWDGIGEYKNPIPTGWGLAFIGTIVWLFWYWTIGYPTNGFSQIGQWNEETIEFNKKFESKWENPSIDTLTAMGESVFLVQCSPCHGVDAEGINGKAQNLTKRISQTSVEYVIKNGANNFKTVYPGGMPPMMLTDEKDIKDVSSYVAGGFKGEQPAAFGVCAGCHGADGKGMAYVAPNIRNYTTDLISAVLENGKKGAIGQMPAFKGRLNATQEKAVAAYIKSLGE, encoded by the coding sequence ATGAAATCTATGGTAATAGGTGGAATTATTCTTATCGTCGCTTTAATGGCAGGAACTTACTTCGTTGCAGGTGATGCTTTTAATAGTGATGATTATATCAATAGTTTAACTATGCTTGGAGCAGTTGCAATTATTACAATTACAGTATTTGTTGCGCTTAAGTATATTAATCAAATGAAAAATGATACTGCTAGTGGTGATTTAGCAGAAGAAAAATGGGATGGAATTGGTGAGTATAAAAATCCAATTCCTACAGGTTGGGGATTAGCATTTATAGGAACAATTGTTTGGTTATTTTGGTATTGGACAATTGGTTATCCAACAAATGGATTTTCACAAATTGGTCAATGGAATGAAGAAACTATTGAATTTAATAAAAAGTTTGAGTCAAAATGGGAAAACCCATCTATTGATACTTTAACTGCAATGGGTGAATCAGTGTTTTTAGTACAATGTTCTCCTTGTCATGGTGTTGATGCAGAAGGTATTAATGGAAAAGCTCAAAACTTAACAAAAAGAATTTCACAAACTTCAGTTGAATATGTGATTAAAAATGGTGCAAATAACTTTAAAACAGTATACCCAGGTGGTATGCCTCCTATGATGTTAACAGATGAAAAAGATATTAAAGATGTATCTTCATATGTTGCAGGTGGATTTAAAGGTGAACAACCAGCTGCATTTGGTGTATGTGCAGGTTGTCATGGTGCAGATGGAAAAGGTATGGCATATGTTGCTCCTAATATCAGAAACTATACGACAGATTTAATTTCAGCAGTATTAGAAAATGGTAAAAAAGGTGCAATTGGTCAAATGCCAGCATTCAAAGGTAGATTAAATGCTACTCAAGAAAAAGCAGTTGCTGCTTATATTAAAAGTTTAGGAGAGTAA
- a CDS encoding DUF4006 family protein, translated as MAKNSQMNENERGLFALSGITGMLIATVLLLSILAFLTINAIGVQQNESQNFYKINQDLNGLKANSPDNSSQYELVGKVK; from the coding sequence ATGGCTAAAAATTCTCAAATGAACGAAAACGAGAGAGGTCTTTTTGCTCTTAGTGGAATTACAGGTATGTTGATTGCTACAGTTTTATTGCTGTCAATTCTTGCTTTCTTAACAATAAATGCAATAGGTGTTCAACAGAATGAATCACAAAACTTCTATAAAATCAACCAAGACTTAAATGGTCTTAAAGCTAATAGTCCTGACAATTCAAGTCAGTATGAGCTTGTTGGTAAAGTGAAGTAA